In the genome of Paenibacillus pabuli, one region contains:
- a CDS encoding phage holin, LLH family yields the protein MLESIWTAFIDKIAVDLVTIIVSVLLVLYAMIKTRVFSWIKNEMIRKAAEEGFALVEQRFKDAYQEDKFDRAYAYTSEKLARWKIKIPEKEIEAAIEKAVVDYNSKKAGGKIAS from the coding sequence ATGTTAGAATCCATTTGGACAGCGTTTATCGATAAGATTGCGGTGGATCTGGTGACAATCATTGTGAGTGTGCTGCTTGTGTTGTACGCGATGATTAAAACGAGAGTGTTCTCGTGGATTAAGAATGAGATGATTCGGAAGGCGGCGGAGGAAGGATTTGCTCTGGTTGAACAAAGATTCAAGGATGCTTATCAGGAGGATAAATTTGATCGCGCGTATGCTTACACCAGTGAGAAGTTAGCACGGTGGAAAATCAAGATTCCTGAGAAAGAGATTGAAGCCGCTATAGAAAAGGCGGTCGTGGATTACAACTCAAAGAAAGCTGGTGGAAAGATTGCCAGTTAG